A section of the Marinoscillum sp. 108 genome encodes:
- the pxpA gene encoding 5-oxoprolinase subunit PxpA, whose protein sequence is MKTWTINSDMGENIGNDHLLMPFLNECCIACGGHVGDESSMQKTVDLALKHGVSIGAHPSFPDQVNFGRIPMRMEKNALSDTLRTQIDALRKIYPDIEHIKPHGALYNMAAVDPEIAWTVLEVIKDYPGTMLMAPWKSTIAQMAEEQGIKVRFEGYGDRRYHSNMALVSRKNPAGVISKANDAVEQVKSISDRGIFISIEGDEIEFVAETFCVHGDNPDALKILQALHHLKVS, encoded by the coding sequence GTGACATGGGTGAAAACATAGGGAATGACCATCTTCTGATGCCTTTCCTCAATGAGTGCTGCATAGCCTGCGGGGGGCATGTAGGGGATGAAAGTTCCATGCAAAAGACGGTGGATCTGGCATTAAAACATGGCGTTTCTATAGGAGCTCACCCATCATTTCCGGATCAGGTCAATTTTGGCCGGATCCCGATGCGAATGGAGAAAAATGCGTTATCTGACACACTGCGCACACAGATCGATGCCCTGAGAAAAATCTACCCCGATATCGAACACATTAAACCTCACGGGGCATTGTATAACATGGCAGCAGTAGATCCTGAAATCGCCTGGACCGTTCTGGAAGTCATTAAAGATTACCCGGGCACCATGCTGATGGCTCCATGGAAGTCTACCATCGCTCAAATGGCCGAAGAACAAGGGATCAAAGTACGCTTTGAGGGCTATGGAGACAGAAGATATCACAGCAACATGGCCCTGGTTTCGCGAAAAAACCCTGCCGGTGTGATCTCTAAAGCCAATGATGCCGTGGAACAGGTGAAATCCATCTCCGACAGAGGCATCTTCATCTCTATAGAGGGAGATGAAATAGAATTTGTGGCCGAAACCTTCTGTGTACATGGTGATAACCCAGATGCCCTGAAAATCCTGCAAGCCCTCCATCACCTGAAAGTGTCATGA